In Comamonadaceae bacterium OS-1, a single window of DNA contains:
- the iscS_2 gene encoding cysteine desulfurase IscS, translating into MNSAIYLDCNATTPVLPAALAAAQQAMGAVFGNPSSTHATGVQARQLVDAVRARAARVLGAGEGDVLFTSGATEGIQTAVLSALCAVRDRLARGEAVGKLLLYGATEHKAVPESLAHWNRVLGLHLELCALPVERSGRHDLAALRALAPQAALVCTMAANNETGVVSDLAAIEAVLQDVAPQAYWLVDCVQALGKLPLHLAQTRIDYAPFSGHKLYAPKGIGLLYVRPGAPFTPLMAGGGQEDGLRSGTENMVGIAALGAVLQALEDGGSFSSPTQMLQFRELLTLSLRAVWPEIVFNASLDDSLPTTLNFSVPGLPGSAVVDALGAVGVQVSAGSACSAKKAAPSYVLQAMGVPEWQAASAVRMSFGAMADADFIAAACARIAQCGSALQARAAATEVLRRGPPLDLDPAMHLVPAQLDDFFQQHPSAVLVDVREPQEHAADPQPLGCGRPALNVPLGSLEDHLADWLDATPQPLVFVCRSGQRSQRAVHTLRQLGYAPVWQLLSKE; encoded by the coding sequence ATGAACTCCGCCATCTACCTCGACTGCAACGCCACCACCCCCGTACTGCCCGCCGCCCTGGCCGCTGCGCAGCAGGCCATGGGGGCTGTGTTTGGCAACCCCAGCAGCACGCATGCCACCGGTGTGCAGGCCCGCCAGTTAGTGGATGCCGTGCGTGCCCGAGCGGCGCGGGTACTGGGTGCGGGGGAGGGCGACGTGCTGTTCACCAGCGGCGCGACCGAAGGTATCCAGACGGCGGTGCTATCCGCCCTGTGTGCCGTGCGGGATCGGCTGGCGCGCGGCGAGGCGGTGGGCAAGCTGCTGCTGTATGGCGCCACCGAGCACAAGGCCGTGCCCGAAAGCCTGGCGCACTGGAACCGGGTACTGGGTTTGCACCTGGAGTTGTGCGCCTTGCCGGTGGAGCGCAGCGGGCGGCACGACCTGGCCGCCTTGCGCGCTCTGGCCCCGCAGGCGGCGCTGGTCTGCACCATGGCTGCCAACAACGAGACCGGTGTGGTGTCGGACCTGGCGGCCATCGAGGCCGTGCTGCAGGACGTGGCCCCGCAAGCCTACTGGCTGGTGGACTGCGTGCAGGCGCTGGGCAAGCTGCCCTTGCACCTGGCGCAGACGCGCATCGATTACGCGCCGTTTTCCGGCCACAAGCTGTACGCGCCCAAGGGCATTGGCCTGCTGTATGTGCGCCCCGGCGCGCCGTTCACCCCGCTGATGGCCGGGGGTGGGCAAGAGGACGGCTTGCGCTCGGGGACCGAAAACATGGTGGGCATCGCGGCCCTGGGCGCGGTGCTGCAGGCGCTGGAGGACGGCGGCAGCTTCAGCAGCCCCACCCAAATGCTACAGTTTCGAGAGCTTCTCACGCTTAGCCTGCGGGCGGTATGGCCTGAAATTGTCTTTAACGCCAGTTTGGACGACAGCCTGCCCACCACCCTGAACTTCTCGGTGCCCGGCCTGCCCGGCAGCGCGGTGGTGGATGCCCTGGGTGCCGTGGGCGTGCAGGTCAGCGCGGGCAGCGCGTGTTCGGCCAAGAAGGCGGCGCCCAGCTACGTGCTGCAGGCCATGGGCGTGCCCGAGTGGCAGGCGGCATCGGCGGTGCGCATGTCGTTTGGGGCGATGGCCGATGCGGACTTTATCGCTGCCGCCTGCGCCCGCATCGCCCAGTGCGGCAGCGCATTGCAAGCCCGCGCCGCAGCCACTGAGGTACTGCGCCGTGGCCCGCCGCTGGACCTGGACCCGGCCATGCACCTGGTGCCCGCCCAACTGGACGACTTTTTCCAGCAACACCCCAGTGCGGTATTGGTGGATGTGCGCGAACCCCAGGAGCATGCCGCCGACCCCCAGCCTCTGGGCTGTGGCCGCCCGGCGCTGAACGTGCCGTTGGGGAGTCTGGAGGACCATTTGGCCGACTGGCTGGATGCCACTCCCCAACCGCTGGTCTTCGTGTGCCGCAGCGGCCAGCGCAGCCAGCGTGCAGTGCACACCCTGCGGCAACTCGGCTATGCGCCTGTGTGGCAGTTGCTATCTAAAGAGTAG
- the decR_3 gene encoding DNA-binding transcriptional activator DecR: protein MNELDRLDYAILGALQIDGSLSVAALAERVGLSSTPCWKRLKRLEDDGYLTGRVALVDRHKVGLPITVFVSIRTAQHDEKWLAQFAAAASALPEIQELHRMSGDVDYLLKVVTTDIGGYDRFYKKLIQAVPLSGVSSAFSMEQIKSTTALPLDLVAFGTTKL, encoded by the coding sequence ATGAATGAACTTGACCGCCTGGATTACGCCATTTTGGGCGCGCTGCAGATCGACGGCAGCCTGTCGGTGGCCGCGCTGGCCGAGCGGGTGGGCTTGTCCAGCACGCCCTGCTGGAAGCGCCTGAAGCGCCTGGAAGACGACGGTTACCTCACCGGCCGCGTGGCGCTGGTAGACCGGCACAAGGTGGGCCTGCCCATCACCGTGTTCGTCAGCATCCGCACGGCCCAGCACGACGAGAAATGGCTGGCCCAATTCGCCGCCGCCGCATCCGCCCTGCCCGAGATCCAGGAGCTGCACCGCATGAGCGGTGACGTGGACTATCTGCTCAAGGTGGTGACCACCGACATCGGCGGTTACGATCGGTTCTACAAAAAGCTCATCCAGGCCGTGCCTTTGAGCGGCGTGTCATCCGCCTTCTCCATGGAGCAAATCAAGTCCACCACGGCCCTGCCGCTGGATTTGGTGGCCTTCGGCACCACAAAGTTATAG
- the rbgA gene encoding ribosome biogenesis GTPase A, producing the protein MAIQWFPGHMHLTKKAITERLKETDVVIELLDARMPGSSANPMLAELIGSTPTLKILNKQDIADPARTALWLAHYNGLPGTRAIALDASETAPAQRLIPACRLLAPLRGGMVKPMRVLICGVPNVGKSTLINTLKGKRAAKTGDEAGITKLEQRIVLADDFYAYDTPGMLWPRIIVEQSGYHLAACGSIGRNAFDEEEVALELLLILQKHYAGQVEERYKLDPILGLTDIAVLTEIARKRGGLLGGGKVNLQKAAEIVLTEFRSATLGRVTLETPEEFAQWLAVGQAADAARQAKKDNRKNKKPAAPESAE; encoded by the coding sequence ATGGCCATCCAATGGTTCCCCGGTCACATGCACCTGACCAAAAAAGCCATCACCGAGCGCCTCAAAGAGACCGACGTGGTGATCGAGCTGCTGGACGCACGCATGCCCGGCTCCAGCGCCAACCCCATGCTGGCCGAGCTGATCGGCAGCACGCCCACCCTGAAAATCCTGAACAAGCAGGACATTGCCGACCCGGCCCGCACCGCCCTGTGGCTGGCGCACTACAACGGCCTGCCCGGCACCCGCGCCATCGCCCTGGATGCAAGTGAGACCGCGCCCGCCCAGCGCCTCATCCCTGCCTGCCGCCTGCTGGCCCCGCTGCGCGGCGGCATGGTCAAGCCGATGCGGGTGCTGATTTGCGGCGTGCCCAATGTGGGCAAGTCCACGCTGATCAACACCTTGAAGGGCAAGCGCGCCGCCAAAACCGGCGACGAGGCGGGCATCACCAAGCTGGAGCAGCGCATCGTGCTGGCCGACGACTTCTACGCCTACGACACACCCGGCATGCTGTGGCCGCGCATCATCGTCGAGCAAAGCGGCTACCACCTGGCCGCCTGCGGCTCGATTGGCCGCAATGCGTTTGACGAGGAAGAAGTGGCGCTGGAGCTGCTGCTGATTCTGCAAAAGCACTACGCCGGGCAGGTGGAAGAGCGCTACAAGCTGGACCCCATCCTGGGCCTCACCGACATAGCCGTGCTCACCGAGATCGCCCGCAAACGTGGCGGCCTGCTGGGCGGTGGCAAGGTCAACCTGCAAAAAGCCGCCGAGATCGTGCTCACCGAGTTCCGCTCCGCCACCCTGGGCCGCGTGACGCTGGAAACCCCGGAAGAATTCGCCCAGTGGCTGGCCGTAGGCCAGGCCGCCGATGCCGCCCGCCAGGCCAAAAAAGACAACCGCAAAAACAAGAAGCCCGCCGCACCCGAGTCCGCCGAGTAA
- a CDS encoding outer membrane porin protein 32 — protein sequence MKKSLIALAVIAASGAAMAQSSVTLYGVVDSYVGQTSSKTDSSIPANVKAKLSQTVVNGSGLSSSRWGLKGKEDLGGGLAAVFTLESGFSIDSGANANNGGTAGSNATNILFGRQASVGLSGGFGEVRLGRLYTAYDSLRAATNNTWDSNTFATTSNLWNKTGIADYSNRINNAISYVSPDFGGVSGAIVYGMGEDKVAATATTPEVAASNGVSLHIKYANGPLVVGYAFQREKENAAGASLFNYATVAATSTGATKADTRKYNLVAASYDFGVAKLVGGYNEAKNDTLKDKEYQLGVSVPFGAAAVAVGYTHSKSTSQTAVAATNKGDGFSLAGTYELSKRTTLYAGLTSVKYETANHTTTTKATVVGTGLRHAF from the coding sequence ATGAAAAAATCCCTGATCGCCTTGGCTGTTATCGCCGCTTCCGGCGCTGCCATGGCTCAGTCGTCCGTGACCCTGTACGGTGTGGTTGACTCTTACGTGGGCCAAACGTCCTCGAAAACGGACAGCAGCATCCCTGCAAACGTGAAAGCCAAGCTGAGCCAGACCGTTGTCAACGGTAGCGGCCTGAGCAGCTCGCGTTGGGGCCTGAAGGGTAAAGAAGACCTGGGTGGCGGCTTGGCTGCCGTGTTCACCTTGGAAAGCGGCTTCAGCATTGATTCCGGTGCCAACGCCAACAACGGCGGCACCGCCGGTTCCAACGCTACCAACATCTTGTTTGGTCGCCAGGCTTCCGTAGGCCTGAGCGGTGGTTTCGGTGAAGTTCGCCTGGGCCGTCTGTACACCGCATACGACTCTCTGCGTGCCGCTACCAACAACACCTGGGATTCCAACACTTTTGCTACCACCAGCAATCTGTGGAACAAGACCGGCATTGCCGACTACAGCAACCGCATCAACAATGCGATTTCTTACGTTTCGCCTGACTTCGGCGGTGTGAGCGGCGCTATTGTGTACGGCATGGGTGAAGACAAGGTTGCTGCTACGGCTACGACTCCTGAAGTCGCTGCTTCGAACGGCGTCAGCTTGCACATCAAGTACGCTAACGGCCCTCTGGTGGTTGGTTACGCTTTCCAGCGTGAAAAAGAAAACGCTGCTGGTGCGAGCCTGTTCAACTACGCTACCGTGGCTGCAACTTCCACGGGCGCGACAAAGGCTGATACCCGTAAGTACAACCTGGTCGCAGCTTCGTATGATTTCGGCGTAGCCAAGCTGGTTGGCGGCTACAACGAAGCCAAGAACGACACGCTGAAAGACAAAGAGTACCAACTGGGCGTGAGCGTTCCATTTGGCGCGGCTGCAGTGGCTGTGGGTTACACCCACTCGAAGAGCACCAGCCAGACCGCTGTTGCAGCTACCAACAAGGGCGACGGTTTCAGCCTGGCTGGTACCTACGAACTGTCCAAGCGCACCACCTTGTACGCCGGCCTGACCAGCGTCAAGTATGAAACCGCTAACCACACCACCACCACCAAGGCTACTGTGGTCGGTACCGGCCTGCGTCACGCATTCTGA